From the Ensifer adhaerens genome, the window TGGCGTTGAGCTGGATCACGAAGGCGTCGTCGGCGAGGCGCGAAACGGTACCTTCAAGGCGGCCGACATGGTCGATATAGGCAATGATGCGTTCACCCGCCCTAGGCCGGGCCGGTGACGAAAGCAACACGTCGCCGGGCGACATGTCGACGGCGGTGCACTCGAATTCGTCATGATTGGCGAGCATCAGCCGTCCCGAAAGGTTCACCGAAACGCGCTGGAACGCACCTTCGTGATGCGGCTTTGGAGCGGTATTCTGAGCGTGCTGGAACGAGAACATGGTGACTCTGCATGACGTATTTTCGCAGCCAGAGTTTAGAACGTTCGGGTTAATAGAATGTTCGTCCTGCGGTTGGTCCGGGCGCCCAACTCGGGACAGCGGCGGCAATCAGCCGCTGCGTCCACCCTCCAGGATGCGCAGATGCCGAACACGACGGAACTCTCCCAAAAGTCCTTCGCCAGCGCGAGATTCCGTACGCGGGGAGATGGATTCTGCTGCCGGTTCTTCGCGAAACACGGCGGTACGATCGGGATCGAGGACTTTCATCCCGGTGACGTCGAGACCTTCCACTGAAGTTGCATGCAACCAGTACGGGCGAGAAAGTGGCGAGAGCGCGCCAAGGATTCGGTCGCTTGCGCCCTCTGTCGAGGCAAGTGGCAGCAGCAGCGTTTCGACCTCAATCTCGCGAGCATCGGCCGTGCGCCCCTTGGCCGACAGCATTACCGGCACCCGATGCGTCATCACCTGGCCGGCGATGCGCTGCGTCTTCGCCGCCTGCGCGTTCAGCCAAAGCATGCCGAATTGCCGCCCGCGCAGCTCGAGGCCGAAGAGTGCGCAGACATGTG encodes:
- a CDS encoding PAS domain-containing protein, with product MSSSASRGARTQSKPFVNLNFGLARFSHHSSQDRKERPNMCQTGTRGSQKRNECKMRSNTTTELFRYWNTIRGKRELPRRDELEPGDIRLLLPNLFILERERNGISFRLAGTHVCALFGLELRGRQFGMLWLNAQAAKTQRIAGQVMTHRVPVMLSAKGRTADAREIEVETLLLPLASTEGASDRILGALSPLSRPYWLHATSVEGLDVTGMKVLDPDRTAVFREEPAAESISPRTESRAGEGLLGEFRRVRHLRILEGGRSG